One genomic segment of Gossypium arboreum isolate Shixiya-1 chromosome 3, ASM2569848v2, whole genome shotgun sequence includes these proteins:
- the LOC108463160 gene encoding uncharacterized protein LOC108463160 isoform X1 — translation MILSFRVESYSKKQHCVPVWRRHQNRSAHSVAMTIFRGGIGRFSGGVRATVFFLWIVILFFSQLGLHFAVHNDNSNKDASTSSGSHQSFTFHPPRKALSLDTASFHAPSSLSQFTVNEDDPDTVYEDDMRVVHTGTQLMTRISIAGTKLRFDNFGGGGGRGTRLIDYSQK, via the exons ATGATCCTCTCTTTTAGAGTCGAAAGCTACTCCAAGAAACAGCACTGTGTTCCAGTTTGGAGGCGCCACCAGAATCGATCTGCTCACTCAGTTGCAATGACAATTTTTAGAGGTGGCATTGGCAGATTTAGTGGTGGAGTTAGAGCTACAGTTTTCTTCTTGTGGATCGTTATCTTGTTCTTTTCCCAGTTAGGTTTGCATTTTGCTGTTCATAATGATAACAGTAATAAAGACGCCAGTACCAGCAGTGGTAGTCATCAGTCATTCACGTTTCATCCCCCAAGGAAAGCCCTGTCTTTGGACACTGCTTCTTTTCATGCTCCCTCAAGCCTATCTCAGTTTACTGTGAATGAAGATGATCCAGACACTGTATATGAAGATGATATGAGAGTAGTTCATACAG GAACTCAGCTGATGACGAGAATCTCCATAGCTGGAACTAAGCTAAGGTTTGATAATTTTGGTGGTGGGGGAGGGAGAGGAACTCGTTTGATTGATTATTCCCAGAAGTAA
- the LOC108463160 gene encoding uncharacterized protein LOC108463160 isoform X2, protein MTIFRGGIGRFSGGVRATVFFLWIVILFFSQLGLHFAVHNDNSNKDASTSSGSHQSFTFHPPRKALSLDTASFHAPSSLSQFTVNEDDPDTVYEDDMRVVHTGTQLMTRISIAGTKLRFDNFGGGGGRGTRLIDYSQK, encoded by the exons ATGACAATTTTTAGAGGTGGCATTGGCAGATTTAGTGGTGGAGTTAGAGCTACAGTTTTCTTCTTGTGGATCGTTATCTTGTTCTTTTCCCAGTTAGGTTTGCATTTTGCTGTTCATAATGATAACAGTAATAAAGACGCCAGTACCAGCAGTGGTAGTCATCAGTCATTCACGTTTCATCCCCCAAGGAAAGCCCTGTCTTTGGACACTGCTTCTTTTCATGCTCCCTCAAGCCTATCTCAGTTTACTGTGAATGAAGATGATCCAGACACTGTATATGAAGATGATATGAGAGTAGTTCATACAG GAACTCAGCTGATGACGAGAATCTCCATAGCTGGAACTAAGCTAAGGTTTGATAATTTTGGTGGTGGGGGAGGGAGAGGAACTCGTTTGATTGATTATTCCCAGAAGTAA